TACTTCTTGGCCGTTAACATCACACAACTGGACTGCATCCCGGCGTTGAAACTCTCCTGTCACCTGAGTGATGCCGGCGGCTAAGAGTGACTTCCCCCCTTGGCGGATGGCCTGCACGGCTCCTGCATCTAGATAGAGTCGTCCTGTGGGCACTAAACTGTTGGCAATCCAGCGCTTACGGGCGTTGTTAGGGCGCGGGTGAGGGGCAAACTGGGTGCCTAGGGGCTCGCCGGCCAAAATCTTCTCAATATTTTCGGGATGGCGTCCTTCGGTAATGGCCATACGAATGCCAGCGGCCGTAGCAATGCGAGCAGCCTCTAGTTTTGTCGCCATACCGCCGGTGCCCCACTGAGACCCGCGATCACCGACGACAATCTGCAGATCTTCTAGCTGTTTGAGCTTATCTACCTGATGGATGGGGTGGGCATCGGCATGATGGCGAGGGTCGGCTGAATACAGGCGATCGACATCGGTTAGCAAGAATAACCAATCGGCCCCGACTAGACTAGCTACCAAGGCTGACAGGGTATCGTTGTCTCCGAATTTGAGTTCCTCAATGGCCACCGTATCGTTTTCATTGACGATGGGGATAATGCCTAACTGGGTCAACTGACGGAACGTGCGATAGCTATTGACATAGCGAGAGCGCTGCTCTAAGTCGCTACGGGTGAGCAAAACCTGAGCAATGGGCTGGCTCAGGGCTGAAAACAGATCGTCATAGACTCGCATCAGGCGACCTTGGCCTACGGCGGCAACGGCTTGTTTCATTGCAATGGTGCGGGGGCGTTCACTCAGCCCGAGACGCACACAACCCACCCCCATGGCACCAGAGGAGACGAGAATTACCCGATGATCCTGTTGCCGTAGACGACTCAGGGTTTCTACCAAGCGAGCAATGGTGGACAGGGCTAGATAGCCACTCTTGCCTTGGGTCAGGCTTGAGGTACCAATTTTGACGACGAGGGTTTGGGGGCGGGGCACAGTTGCCATAGCCAGGAATCACTCTACAGTTAGCGTTCTCTTCTCCGTGAGAGTCGACGTCTCGCGAAATTAGGAAAGGATTAGTGTTGGCCAGTTAACCGAGACATGACTGATGGGTCAACTGCCGAGGCTAAGAAAACTGACTGGCTTACCGCTGCCCAAAGCATCATGGCAGTGGCTATGAATGCCATCATCACTGATGGTTAATGCAAAAGTATAGGCACTGGCCCTGAAATCTGGAACCAATGCCTATACACCCTATATCAACTTTGTCCAAGTCTACCCCCGCAGATCACCTACGGAAATCTTTAGGGTCGACTTGGTATAAACTCTAGGATCTTTATCAAGTGCTGATCCCATTAAAATCATTATTATCATCGCAACTGAGAGAACTATTGCCCCAGGTTTATCATTTTTTCTTTATATTTCAGCTTGCTAACGTTAAGCAAAGAAGTGTTGCAGAGTGTCTCTAAGCTGGGGACCAAATCTAATCGTCAGTGTCTCAAGAGGAGAATGTCTGTAGGGACACGCCCAATTTTTGGGATAACCACACCTCGAAGGCCCGCACCCAAGAATATCTGGCCACTTCCCCAGGACTGATCATGGGGTCCACCAGGATGGTGAACAGACCCATGCGATTGCCTGCCAGGACATCGGTAAAGAGGCGATCACCAACCATGGCTATCTGTTGAATCGGCAGATCCATGGCGCCAATAGCTCGCCGCAGTTTTCGTCGGGAAGGCTTGCGGGCTCCCATGATGTAGGGCACATCCACTGACTGGGCAATGCGACGAATACGGCTTTCATTCAAGTTGTTGCTGACCAACCATAGGGAGACTAAGGGTTTCATCTGCTCACACCAGGTTCGTACGGCTTGGTCTGCCTGGGGACAACGTACGGGGACCAGGGTTTCGTCGACATCTAGCACTAACCCTCGCAATCCATGGTGATGGATGATGTCTGGGGTTAGCCCGATAACAGAATCCCCCAGCACAAGATCGGGCTGTAAGAGCTTACCCCAGGTCATACTCGTTCCTCTTGGTGGATAAAACCGATACAATTCGATGGGCTGCTAGGAATCTATCAATTCTCGGCTCCATTCTCAGCTGCCTCTGAACCTTGATCAGCTTGCTGAGCCCGAATTTTAGCCTGAGCCGCTTCGTGCTCTTCCAGAGTACGACTGAAAATATGGGTACCATCGTAGCGGGCCACGAAGTAGAGGTAGTCTGTATCGGCTGGATTCAGAGTCGCCTCTAGGCTAGCTAGCCCGGGGCTGGCAATGGGCGTGGGTGGTAGGCCCGGATTCAGATACGTGTTGTAGGGGGAAGGGGTGCGAACTTGAGCTAGGGTCAGTGGTTGATCAGGGGTCTGTTGAATATTCAGGGCATATTCTACGGTGGGGTCGGCTCCGAGGGGCATATCCTGTTGCAAGCGCTGCATAAAAACGCCAGCAATTAGTTGGCGCTCATCGGCTACAACAGCTTCTTTTTC
This portion of the Halomicronema hongdechloris C2206 genome encodes:
- the proB gene encoding glutamate 5-kinase; translation: MATVPRPQTLVVKIGTSSLTQGKSGYLALSTIARLVETLSRLRQQDHRVILVSSGAMGVGCVRLGLSERPRTIAMKQAVAAVGQGRLMRVYDDLFSALSQPIAQVLLTRSDLEQRSRYVNSYRTFRQLTQLGIIPIVNENDTVAIEELKFGDNDTLSALVASLVGADWLFLLTDVDRLYSADPRHHADAHPIHQVDKLKQLEDLQIVVGDRGSQWGTGGMATKLEAARIATAAGIRMAITEGRHPENIEKILAGEPLGTQFAPHPRPNNARKRWIANSLVPTGRLYLDAGAVQAIRQGGKSLLAAGITQVTGEFQRRDAVQLCDVNGQEVARGIVNYDSQELHQIRGCRSDQIPEVLGYEGADTVVHRDNLALEPEAD
- a CDS encoding YqeG family HAD IIIA-type phosphatase translates to MTWGKLLQPDLVLGDSVIGLTPDIIHHHGLRGLVLDVDETLVPVRCPQADQAVRTWCEQMKPLVSLWLVSNNLNESRIRRIAQSVDVPYIMGARKPSRRKLRRAIGAMDLPIQQIAMVGDRLFTDVLAGNRMGLFTILVDPMISPGEVARYSWVRAFEVWLSQKLGVSLQTFSS